In Rhizobium lusitanum, a genomic segment contains:
- a CDS encoding ABC transporter permease translates to MSSLDPALADDIETSVGRGIPRIGWNASFTGILAAFGWAGTAVLIEYWPEIIPQPYGRELAFIALVIAAVAAVVAVTGTRLGKVASTVRYYGPWLVLASAFLAGWEILTAKTGFLPVPFFASPQSILEVYFDDYDRLGISVWYSLLLLAKGYFFGAITGFLIGTTIGWSRNASYWVHPVLRLIGPLPATAWLPLAFFIFPTSGSASVFLIALATAFPVTILTWSGIASVNRDYYDIARTLGAKPSFLILKVAIPAALPHVFVGLFMGLGTSFAVLVVAEMLGVKAGLGWYLQWAQGWAAYSNMYAALFVMALMCSSLITILFRVRDWTLSWQKGLVRW, encoded by the coding sequence ATGAGCTCTCTCGACCCGGCACTGGCCGACGACATCGAAACCTCGGTCGGCAGAGGCATCCCGCGCATAGGCTGGAACGCCTCGTTCACCGGTATTCTGGCGGCCTTCGGCTGGGCCGGGACAGCGGTGCTCATCGAATACTGGCCGGAGATCATTCCCCAGCCCTATGGTCGTGAACTCGCTTTTATTGCGCTGGTGATCGCCGCCGTCGCGGCGGTGGTCGCAGTCACGGGCACGCGTCTCGGCAAGGTTGCCTCCACGGTCCGTTATTACGGGCCGTGGCTTGTGCTCGCTTCCGCGTTTCTCGCCGGCTGGGAGATCCTGACGGCGAAGACCGGCTTCTTGCCGGTGCCTTTTTTCGCCTCGCCGCAAAGCATCCTCGAGGTCTATTTCGACGACTACGACCGGCTTGGCATCAGCGTCTGGTATTCGCTTCTGCTCCTCGCCAAGGGCTATTTCTTCGGCGCTATCACCGGTTTCCTCATCGGCACCACCATCGGCTGGTCACGCAACGCCAGCTATTGGGTGCATCCAGTGCTGCGCCTGATCGGTCCGTTGCCGGCGACCGCCTGGCTGCCGCTCGCTTTCTTCATCTTCCCGACCAGCGGCTCGGCAAGCGTTTTCCTGATCGCGCTCGCAACTGCTTTTCCGGTGACGATCCTCACCTGGTCGGGCATCGCCAGCGTCAACCGCGACTATTACGATATCGCCCGTACGCTCGGCGCCAAGCCTTCCTTTCTCATCCTCAAGGTGGCGATACCCGCGGCACTTCCACATGTCTTCGTCGGCCTGTTCATGGGTCTCGGCACCTCGTTTGCGGTGCTCGTCGTTGCCGAAATGCTCGGCGTCAAGGCCGGGCTCGGCTGGTATCTGCAATGGGCGCAGGGTTGGGCTGCCTATAGCAATATGTATGCCGCATTGTTCGTGATGGCGCTGATGTGCTCGAGCCTGATCACCATTCTCTTCCGCGTTCGCGACTGGACGCTTTCCTGGCAGAAGGGTCTCGTCAGATGGTAG